The window tagaaggcgccttccatggctataaaAGACACCTTCCACAAGATAAATTTTGATCGATTCGTAGATAAGGTGCAGCGAAGTCgagataaatttttatcccattggaggcgccttcaaggcctttggaatgtgccttccaagccctttataaggctTATTCGAGGAGGCTTTGAGACATTAACCACATACGAGCTATTGCACGCACCTTTAAGCCTCCGACTGCTTCCTGTTGCTGCTACGACACTACCAAGAAGTTGCTGAGCCTGACGACTGATCCGAGAGAAGTTCTGATCGCGCTCGATAAACAGACATCAACACAAAGTGCATCATTTTCATTCCTTTAAGAGTGTTGGTaatagttattttttttgtaCCTAATTTCTATAAAAGGGTAAGTGCAATTTGTTGCACTTAACCTAATTCTTGTGTACTCGACTCTCTCTTCCGGGGGTACCGGAAGAGATTTTTAGTAGATTGTCCATCAATAGGTCTGCAAAacttgggccttggagtaggagtcgccgaaggcttcgaaccaagtaaaaacctacTCCAAGTGGTATCtcctaggttgtcattgcatcaaaaagggagagattggtGGTACAattagtactaacggtctaactcagattttgatgaatgacaaagtagattaagttagttttgttgtgatctaacactttaactgagtgtgcaggagaaattcagcttggtcgacgggctgaccgaatagctggtgagaagctcagctaggtcgacgggtcgaccagatagctggcaagaagttcagataggtcgacaggctgactccAGCTTTTCCTTCAACTTGGCCCGCTCTTCATCTTTGGCGTCTAGTTTGGTCTTCGTGGCGGAGTGTTCGGCTGACCTACTCTCCCTCTCGGCGTTTAGCGAGGCCTCCACATTCTCCAGGTTTTGAGTCAGCACCTGACACTCCTTCTTTTTGATCTCCAAGTCCTCGATGGCCCGGAGCTTCCTGGTGTTGACCAAGTTAAGCTTGGACTTGAAGGAGCTGACCTGTTTATCAAGCCGAGCCAATTGAGCAGCCTACTCACCGCCTTTGCTCTTCTCCGCCTCGAGCTGCTCGGAGCTCTTACTCATATCAGCCCTTAATTGAGCCATCTCAGCGCTCATTTACTCCAGCCGCGCCTGAGAAGTCGCTGACTGACCGCTTGGGGCGTGCAACTGTTTAATATTTTACTCCAAAAAGGCGAGTCTTTAGCACATGACCAGGTTTTCTACTCAATACTGCGaggaagtaaaaaaaattattagggcTGACCGGTGACAAATAAGAACATACAAGTAAaatacttaccccagtggacatctgggtatgACTATCAGCGAGCGCTCCTAGAGGCGTGACTGTCGTATAGGCTCGGGCGTCGGCCCATATCTGTGTGACCGACCCCTAGATAATTATTTGGTACTTCGGGGCTCGGGATTCAGCGTTGTCAGAGTCGCACCACTCATCTGTAGGAAGATGAATGACCGACGTTATATGTCGTTGGTCACTCAGAGCAGACGGGGCTAAAGTTGCTCTGCCGGTCGATTGAGATGTTGACGTCGATCGGATGTAAGACTTCTGAGCCTTTAGCAGAGGTGGAGGTGGTATGAAAGCAATCGTCGGTGCACAGATTGTTCCTTGTGGCAACTCGGACAAAGACGACGTCCGATCGGATGAAAGTGAAGTATGTGGGACGATCGTCGCTTGCTCGGGCGCGGGTGTGGAGGTTTCACCCCGCTCGGATGGAAGACATGGGCTGGTCCTGGTTGGAGTCTGTATAGTGGAGGAGGTGGATCGGGCGACAATATCCGCGCGGTGCCTCTTTCGGCTTATCAACGACTCCCCAGAAGAAGCCAATTCCGAGGTCTCATTGACCAGAATCATCAGAAGCTGTTCAGGCGAAGGATTCACTGCGCCAACCGCTTTACCACCAACTGTACGACTAGCTACTTCTTCATTTCCTTGAGCTGGGGCTCCTGTGCTCTCTTCGAGCGGATCTTTGTGGGAGCCAACTGGTTGCAAGCTGCGACTCTCCAGCTCAGCCACGACCGCAACATTAATGTATGCATTCGCAAGCTTACACTTACCGGTCAGACACGCTCGCAATATAATTTGAGCTGCACAGAAGGAGGAAAAATCAGTTACATTCAAAGGTTGGGGAAAAGACatagcatacctaggctggacggaagccTTGTGCGGATCGGGCTCAGGACGAAcatgtagaggacaccctccaacAACAACTTGAGGATACGATATTCCTGGTTGGCCAAGCTGGAAGCTAcatggaggtagtccgatcgACTCTTATATTTCTTGAGCTCAGGAGGGTTCGACACCTTTAATTGCCAGCTGGTCAAAAAGTCCAGTCGCTCGGGAAAGCAAACAAAGAAGTAgtagtccttccaatgcttgttggaggatgacatcttgtcaaagaagactaggcccactcgggcttggaagagaaaaatccccggctcggacaatttagggtaatagaaatagtggaagagtCGAGGAGTAAGAGGAATGTCGTGTAGGCGGAATAGAACGACAACTCCGCACAACaaccgaaaggagttcgacaccaGTTGATAgagagaaatatgaaaatatttacaaacaacAGAGAAGAAAGGATGGATCGGGAACCGTAGATATAAAATTTTTCACaaaagattaaaattattttaagtaaaaataaattcttttcggtataaatacatatttttaaaaaattaaaaaaatagttattaaCCTAGAAAAACCGTGAAATATTTTTTGAGAATGTATAATAGTAAGTAATTttctagaaaaaataaattttaaagaattaaattttcaaaaaattttaatattaaaaaattttgtttggataaataattcatagaaaattcaccaatgaccaaaaattttcagaaaaattttctgaaaattttcttAGCTAGAGAAAAAGATAAAGtttaatagaaaaataaattttacaaaaaatagcactggtaaatatttttaaatcgaaagaatatgattttttttaaaaaaatttatagaaaaataatacaacggtcaaaaaatttgaatttttttatagatgagtaatgaaattctctttcttgaaaaaaaaatttaattttaattaatttctaaccgAAATTATATAgaataatttatttgataattataAGTAAgaatatgaaatcaaattaaaaataaaatatgcataatgatttttcaatttaagcatgattttggaacccaatatacgttttttctaattgggttaatcaAAAATTTTTTAGAGATATATTTTGTTGATAATTTTCTGATTTGACTCTTATGATATTTAAATGTCAGTTTAGTCcttaataatttttgaaattagaaatggttatatttgaacatgcagaattctttatgttttctttctatttttaatttcttgttttcaatttttatcttgtcgaaatcctctagtcgacaagatgttgccaagtttaattttaactcttcattttctttttttaatttacaggtattttttgataatatttttataaactgaaataacttattaggaggtagagatcgtacatGACTTATCTTGTTGATTCCGTAATCTGAAGCTACACCTGAAGTGATGTTTTCTTCTGATgttgcttccccttcatcgatgctctcgatactcatttcAGATGAACTTGCtccgtcttcatcttcttggtgattTACACTAGCGCAAGTTCGACAATGACTTTGATATCTGACTCGGACGTCGTTTTGTCCCACGTCGTCTTTAGATTTCAATGCTTTGTCTGGACTGATCTTTTGTCCTTgctcttgtccttgtccttgctctTTAATTTAGGGCAATTATCTTTCACGTGtcattcttcattgcagtggtagtatcttacttttctttttcttctgtttCCTAtccttgattaaatttattagttttaaataattttttaaatttccttaccatgaatgCAGTTTCGTTATCGTCGAGGGACGTTTAGGAttctggttcatccatttttacttttaaggcaatgttgtgcttgggctccttctttagatctgtacatctagtttcatgaatttcaaatatagaaaataactcttctaaagtacttacctctataTCCTTAAAgatgtaataagcatctactaaggatacccATTCAGAAGTCCTAGGAAAgacgttaagcgcgtaccttagcaaatcttggTTGGTTACCTTTGCTTCGAGATAtgtgagtctggtgatgagttccttgatccttCAGTGAAGGTGTGTAACGGTTTCGCCTTCTTTTaatcggaggttgctgatctTGTTCCGGAGTAAATCCCATCTcgctagttttgcctccgaggttccttcatgtagttttaggaatttctcccagagctccttggctgacttgtaggcttcgatccggttgacttcttgagatggTAAAACGCTaaacagatgaaactctgctttgccgtttgccacgaagttggcttgctcctttttcgtccattgatattcttctttgtcctctggtgctacaaaaccaaatttcataattaataataaatcaaaatctatcttaaagaatacctccatctttttcttccagttcGCAAATTCCCCCTCGAAATTTGGTGGATAGATATTCGGTCCGACCATCTCTTGTACTTCGgtcagtggttagtccttctgaaacgttctcactctgatatcacttgttggtcccttggttgCTGACTAGAGGcagtgaatagccctgcacaataaaaataaacagcTTTCTCGGAACTTTAGAAATAAAGCAcctgtataaaaagaaactaattaatagacaagaaaaagtgacataacaatttacttggtttgtaattagGGGATTACTAATCTAAGACGTTTGAAAGCTCACTAATGTCTTCTTCAGGTGAAGAAGCCTTTTATAGCAGTTAAAACTCACAACTACAAAGTTAAACTCAATTAggatcaattacaagtgttgttcgaGCTTCTGAGATCagaactgtatttatagccttgattgatgcccctggaagggttccaagtgcctgaaaggggataaaattttatcctcgctGTAATGGATCACGACAGCTGACATTTTGATAAAGTTTCTGGGGCGCCTGGACccgctccgggtgcccggactggGCTGAACCGGCTCGACCAGGGAGCGAACCTGGGGCGCCTTGGATCCCGGCAGTGCGGGCACCCGGAGCACAGTCAACCTTTGGTTGACTTTTCCTCCGGGTCTTCCATGTCAGCTCCGCtggcttgggtgatttcggtcatccgaaatagggttcacccgaactcattttccagacttctcgagcaaccttccgcttcggcttcttgtTCCTCGGAAACACGACAcgtctccttctcgtctgccagcgtactctttcgcagcgcctcgtccctcagacgcaccgatcccgtcgactctctcccgttccgtccttctcgctagttgtgtatttcactcaacttcttgtgctcctaagtttctgcacacttagacacaaggatatcaaaacataacatgacctaacttgacttgattaatcacatcaaaactaccacgggatacttacaatcaAGACATGTTAGTTTAATCTCTAATGATGAGTTAAAGGCCAACAAATGTGGTAAAAGGTGATTCACTTGTCTCAACGTCCTCGCTAATCCGTCTCTATGCTAACACAGAGGAAGTCAATTATAGAGGAAGACATATTCGAACACGTTGAATTTTAATCTCATAGCCTAATGTGATAACACCTTATGTCTTAATCATTTCATCGCCCTGTGAGAACGAGTTAAAggccaacaaaaaaaaaattagcccTAAGATAATCAATTTGTCCTCACATAATATTTCTAGCGACCACCAAGATAAATCGAATTTCGACCCATGATCTAATATGATAATATCTCATGATTTAATCAACTTATTACCCTGAGAGAATGAATTAAAAgccattaaaaaaataataaattcaattattctGATGGACTATCCTGAAATTTGTTTATTGCTACTATGATAAATCGGAAGCGCATCCTATTTATAATTTCATCCCTGGGATTATGGTGTCGCGGTAGGATATTCATGTTGTCTCCCAGGTACTCGTGGTTTAAACTAGCTATgacgtatttgtagaaatttttcctccaaatggaagGCGTAattaaaggatgttgggcttctgggtTGGCCACCgcatgcgcttcccgatttactctgGTGGTCGATGAAAAACTTCTGTGGGACCAGATCGATCACCCTAGAAATAATTAATGAAATTAACtggaattatcatttttttttttataggtcGAAAATTTACTTCAGCCGAATGAGGTGACGTCCGATCCCCAACTCCACCACCACTTGCAACTCTCAATTCGAGCGGCCGCAACAATTCCAGCTCCCCTACGGCCGGCCTGAACCTCGAGATCCCATCGCCGGCGATCAAATCCGACGCAAGCTCAACAACCGCGCGCCGTACACCTTCCGCCACTCGATTCCCTCCGTCCGACCCGGAGGCGGAACCCGTACCTCTGCCCAAAGGAGACCTTGGCGATCCTGACCTTCGCCTCCGGATCCCACCCGTGCTTAGCCACGAGAGCCCGCGCCAAATCCCCAGGAAAGTGCGGCGGAGGGGGAGGAGGGAAAGGGGAGAAATCCAAGGAGAGCGAGAGGGAGGAGCTGAAGGGGACGGATAGTGCGTCGTTGAATCGGTGGCGATGACGAGGAGGAGGACGACGTTGAGCGGAGGAGGAAACGTCGTCGCCATTTCAATTTCCCCTAAAATTTCGATGACGATGGCGTTAAAAAGCGACCGCGGTTGACGCTGACGGTAACGTGACCGTGTGGCGGTATCATGACCGCCTAACATCATGCTGCTCCGCCACGGGTGATCCACAAGCATCGCTCATCGTCAAACGACCATGGAATGGATGCATATAGTTATCAATAAAAAATCGATGACTTCTCCCCGTCTTTCCGGCGTTCCTCTCGTCCatcgatcttcttcttcttcctcctttttctttttctactcTCTCCTTCTTCCCTTACTAGGTTTACGTAGTTAGTCTCTTCATCTGCCGGCAAAGTCTCATCATAGCCTCTTCGCTCAAATGTCGACAGCGTTAGCGATCGGCGGATGGTTCGCCCAAGGCTTCATCCAGACCCTCCTCGACAAGGCCAGCGATAGCGCCGTCCAACGCCTTGCCGGGCTCCGCGGCCTCGACGGCGACCTAAGGCGACTCCGGGCGTCTCTTTTCAAGATACACGCCCTTCTGGACATGGCTGAGAGGAGGCGGTGCAACAGTAGCAACCTGGTCGAGTTGATGAAGCAGCTCAAAGACGCCTCTTTTGACGCAGAGAACTTGCTCGACGAGTTTGAGTACCAAAATCTGAAGCACAAGATCGAAGGCCAGGCGAGTGATTTCTTTACTCTCGCCTTTAATGCCGCAAAAAATTTTTTCTCCGCCGACGGCGATGGTTTTGGAAGCAGGTTGAGGGCGATTCAGGAAAAACTCTGTGAGATTGCTGCCGATATGATAGATATCATGCAACTGCTTTCGATGGATGATGCAGGCAGACAATCCACTGGGAAGTTGGTAAGGAGAGAAACAAGCTCCTTCTTGACCGAAGAGATAGTATTTGGCCGAGACAATGAAAGAGAGAAGGTCATTGCATTGTTGTTGGGCTCAGCCGAAGGTTCTGAATCTAGTAACCATGTTTTCTCCGTGTTGCCTCTGGTCGGCATCGGCGGCGTTGGGAAAACTACACTTGCACAGCTTGTCTACAACGACGATAGGGTTGGAAACTATTTTCAGCTCAAGATTTGGATTTGTGTATCTGATGATTTCGATGTGAAGAGACTGACCAAAGAGCTGATAGAGTCCACTACGAAGGAGGAACAATCTGGTCTGACAAACTTGGACACTCTTCAGTCAAGGCTTAAGGAGAAGATTGAGTTGAAGAGgttcttgcttgtccttgatgaTGTGTGGAGCGAGAACAAGGATGAGTGGGACAAATTGTGTGCTCCTCTAAGCTTTGGAGCACATGGCAGCAAGATCATAGTGACTACTCGACATACGAAGGTCGCTAGCATAGTTGGCACAGTGAGCACAATCTTTCTTCATGGCTTAGAAGATGATGCTCTCTGGGAATTGTTCAAAAAACATGCATTTGCTTCTCAAATTGTTGTTGAGGAGCATCCAGAGCTTGTGATCATTGGTAGGGAGATTGCTAGCAAGCTGAAGGGCTCACCACTAGCAGCAAAAACACTTGGGAGTTTGTTGCGATCAGATTTGAATGAACAACACTGGAGGACTATAATGGAGAGCGAAGTGTGGCAACTGCCCCAGCAGGAAAATGAAATTTTGCCAGTTCTACAATTGAGCTATCATTATCTTTCTGGACATCTTAAGCAGTGCTTTGCTTTTTGTTCAGTATTTCGAAAAGATTACATATTTTGTGAACACACGTTGGTTAGTATCTGGATGGCAGAAGGATTCATTGCACCTCAAGAAAATATGAGGATGGAAGATGTAGGAAGCAGTTGCTTCCATGAGCTTGTTAGCAGGTCTTTCTTTCAAGAAACTCAACGGCGAGGGCGATTTGTGATGCACGATCTCATACATGATCTTGCCCAGTTCGTTTCTGTAGGTGAGTGTCATAGGGTAGATGGTGATAAGTTTGAGGAGATCCCTAAAACGATCTGCCATCTATCAGCAACATTAACTGCACAGAGGAAGTTGATGGAGTTCTCTGGTTATCACAAATTGCGGACTCTCATGATCAACTATCAGAACAATCAGAACCAGTTTGTGCTGAGAATTGAGACTCCTTTGGTGCCTGATGACTTGTTTAGAAGACTAAAAGATATCCGCGTCCTGAGTTTGCCGAAATGTGGCATGAAAGAATTGACTGAAACTATTGGTGAAATAATTCATCTCAGGTACCTCGATATATCCTACAATTCCGGCATTGTGAAGTTGCCGGAATCATTATGTGTCCTTTACAATTTGCAAGTGTTGAGACTATGTGGATGTCAACTACAAGGTTTCCCACAAGGTATGAGCAATCTGATCAACTTAAGGCAACTTCATGCAGCAGATGAGATAATTTCCAAAGTAAAAGAAGTGGGGAAGTTAATTTCACTTCAGGAGTTGCCCATATTCAAAGTGCTAAAGTACGATGATGGCCACAAGCTTGCACAACTTTGTGACTTGAAACAGCTCCATGGAGAACTTACAATTTCAAATCTTGAGAATGTCAACAGTGAAGAAGAAGCTAGTCTggctaaactgaagaacaaaaaATACCTGGATGCATTAAAGTTAGAATGGAAAGCAGGCCAGGAGTCTAACTTGGAGAAAGAACATGTTTCTGAGGAAGTACTTGAAGGTCTCCAACCACATCACTCCCTAAGAAGTTTGACAATAAGGAGGTATAATGGCGGCGTGTTACCTAGTTGGCTACAGGCGTCACCTGTTTTAAAATTGGAAACTCTTAAACTAGAAAGTTGTAAAAGATGCAGGGATCTTTCATGTACTGGTGAACTTCCACTTCTGAAGGTGCTTCACATAAAGGGAATGCCTCAAGTGAAACAAATAAGTCCTAGTCTGTGTTGTCACACAAAGAGCAAGTTCTTCCAACAGCTACATGAGCTGGTGCTTGAGGATATGCTGGCATTGGAGGAACTACCTGATCTTGGACAACTCCCTTATCTCAAGAGTATTCAGATGAAGGGCATGAATGCACTGAGATGCATAGGAAATGGTTTTCATGGTGCTAATGGAAGCAACTGGTTTCCGAGACTGGAAAAGCTACGGCTGCAAAACATGCAAGCAATGGAAGAACTCCCGTTTCTTGGACATCTTCCATGTCTCAAGGTTATTGACATAAGGCAAATGCCTGCTTTGAAGCATATATATCATGCACATTATGATTCTATAGAGAGGAATTGGTTTTCCACACTAGAAGTTATGGTGCTGGAGAACATGCTATCGTTGGAGGAGCTCCCATGTCTTGGACAACTTCCGTGTGTTAAGTATCTTCGACTAGATATAAAGAAGATAGCTCATGGATTCTTTAGAGTGCCTTCAGAAAATAATTGGTTACCTAAGCTAGAAAAGTTAGAGCTCAAGGGCATACCAGGATACGAGGAACTCCCTTCCCTCGAACAACTTCCACATCTCACAGTTCTTCACCTTGATGGGATGACATCAGTGAAAGCTATTCGCCAAGGCTGCACTTTCACTGCTGAGCAGATCAAGTGTTTTTCAAGGTTGGAAGAGCTTGTCTTCAGAGACATGCCAACATGGGAGGAGTGGTCTTGGGCTGAGGGTGGAGAACATTTTGCATGCTTGTGTAGACTCAAAATTGCACAATGCCCCAAGCTGAAGCAGTTGCCTCCACTCCCTGCCTGCCTCTTAGAACTTGAACTGATACATGTTGGATTGACAGAGCTTCCAGGACTATGGAAAGGAACTAATGGAAATAGCAGAAGTAAAATTTCATCTCTTACAAGGTTGCATATATCAGAATGTCCAAGTTTGAGAAATCTAGAAGAAGGATTGCTATCCAATCACCTACCACACATCAATTCAATTCTGATACTGGATTGTGTTGAACTCATGTTTCTACCAGTTAAGAAGTTTTCAGAACTCACATCCCTTGAGATGTTTTCAGTAAGGCACTGCCCCAAGCTCATGATGACACAAAGTCAGGACATTGATGTCCAGCTTCCAACCTCTATCAAGATATTAGGATTGTGCAATTGCGCATCATTTGGAAAATCTCTGCCTGGATGCTTGTACAGCCTCAGTTTGCTAACTCGATTGAGTATAAGTAACTGTCCACACATGGAAACTCTTCCAGGGGAAGCTATGCTTCATTTGAAACAACTCTGGGACGTGAGTATCAAAAGTTGTGATGAATTGAGGTCAATAGGCGGAATAACATTTCTCAGCACTCTCACGAGGTTAGAACTTGCAGATTGTCCCAAGCTTCTGCTGAATGGAATGGTTGAAGAAGGAAAATGCTTGTCTCTGCTTGAACTAAGGGTCGACAACACAGCTCTACTCAAAGTATCACCAATATTAAATTCATTACCATCCATCCATTTTCTTTAT is drawn from Zingiber officinale cultivar Zhangliang chromosome 1B, Zo_v1.1, whole genome shotgun sequence and contains these coding sequences:
- the LOC121969738 gene encoding uncharacterized protein LOC121969738 yields the protein MLVDHPWRSSMMLGGHDTATRSRYRQRQPRSLFNAIVIEILGEIEMATTFPPPLNVVLLLVIATDSTTHYPSPSAPPSRSPWISPLSLLPLRRTFLGIWRGLSWLSTGGIRRRRSGSPRSPLGRGTGSASGSDGGNRVAEGVRRAVVELASDLIAGDGISRFRPAVGELELLRPLELRVASGGGVGDRTSPHSAELESDNRNDDKSLEEPSAWKQKPTGNRNPRLNKSGWR
- the LOC121969729 gene encoding disease resistance protein RGA2-like, whose product is MSTALAIGGWFAQGFIQTLLDKASDSAVQRLAGLRGLDGDLRRLRASLFKIHALLDMAERRRCNSSNLVELMKQLKDASFDAENLLDEFEYQNLKHKIEGQASDFFTLAFNAAKNFFSADGDGFGSRLRAIQEKLCEIAADMIDIMQLLSMDDAGRQSTGKLVRRETSSFLTEEIVFGRDNEREKVIALLLGSAEGSESSNHVFSVLPLVGIGGVGKTTLAQLVYNDDRVGNYFQLKIWICVSDDFDVKRLTKELIESTTKEEQSGLTNLDTLQSRLKEKIELKRFLLVLDDVWSENKDEWDKLCAPLSFGAHGSKIIVTTRHTKVASIVGTVSTIFLHGLEDDALWELFKKHAFASQIVVEEHPELVIIGREIASKLKGSPLAAKTLGSLLRSDLNEQHWRTIMESEVWQLPQQENEILPVLQLSYHYLSGHLKQCFAFCSVFRKDYIFCEHTLVSIWMAEGFIAPQENMRMEDVGSSCFHELVSRSFFQETQRRGRFVMHDLIHDLAQFVSVGECHRVDGDKFEEIPKTICHLSATLTAQRKLMEFSGYHKLRTLMINYQNNQNQFVLRIETPLVPDDLFRRLKDIRVLSLPKCGMKELTETIGEIIHLRYLDISYNSGIVKLPESLCVLYNLQVLRLCGCQLQGFPQGMSNLINLRQLHAADEIISKVKEVGKLISLQELPIFKVLKYDDGHKLAQLCDLKQLHGELTISNLENVNSEEEASLAKLKNKKYLDALKLEWKAGQESNLEKEHVSEEVLEGLQPHHSLRSLTIRRYNGGVLPSWLQASPVLKLETLKLESCKRCRDLSCTGELPLLKVLHIKGMPQVKQISPSLCCHTKSKFFQQLHELVLEDMLALEELPDLGQLPYLKSIQMKGMNALRCIGNGFHGANGSNWFPRLEKLRLQNMQAMEELPFLGHLPCLKVIDIRQMPALKHIYHAHYDSIERNWFSTLEVMVLENMLSLEELPCLGQLPCVKYLRLDIKKIAHGFFRVPSENNWLPKLEKLELKGIPGYEELPSLEQLPHLTVLHLDGMTSVKAIRQGCTFTAEQIKCFSRLEELVFRDMPTWEEWSWAEGGEHFACLCRLKIAQCPKLKQLPPLPACLLELELIHVGLTELPGLWKGTNGNSRSKISSLTRLHISECPSLRNLEEGLLSNHLPHINSILILDCVELMFLPVKKFSELTSLEMFSVRHCPKLMMTQSQDIDVQLPTSIKILGLCNCASFGKSLPGCLYSLSLLTRLSISNCPHMETLPGEAMLHLKQLWDVSIKSCDELRSIGGITFLSTLTRLELADCPKLLLNGMVEEGKCLSLLELRVDNTALLKVSPILNSLPSIHFLYIFSSYQAVMFDGEDQGLLQSLTAIKCLEFGFCKNLKSLPTELHSLPSLKSLALFECPEIQSLPEKGLPPFLTDLRFQGCHSLLTKKLEEHLQEIKNSGRFDSVFA